One Pseudomonas sp. C27(2019) DNA window includes the following coding sequences:
- the gyrA gene encoding DNA gyrase subunit A: protein MGDLAKEILPISIEDEMRQSYLDYAMSVIVGRALPDARDGLKPVHRRVLFAMRELGNDWNKPYKKSARVVGDVIGKYHPHGDIAVYDTIVRMAQPFSLRYLLVDGQGNFGSVDGDNAAAMRYTEVRMTKLAHELLADLDKETVDWVANYDGTEMIPAVLPTKVPALLVNGSSGIAVGMATNIPPHNLTEVINGCLALIDNPEIDVDELMQFIPGPDFPTAGIINGRAGIVEAYRTGRGRIYMRARTFIEDIDKAGGRQQIIISELPYQLNKARLIEKIAELVKEKKLEGISELRDESDKDGMRVVIELRRGEVPEVVLNNLYTQTQMQSVFGINVVALVDGQPRLLNLKDMLEVFVRHRREVVTRRTVFELRKARERGHILEGQAVALSNIDPVIAMIKSSPTPAEAKERLIATAWESSAVSAMVERSGAESSRPEDLDEQYGMHDGFYHLSPEQAQAILDLRLHRLTGLEHEKLLAEYQEILTQISELLEILGSAERLLEVIREELEKIKTDFGDARRTEITASRVDLTIADLITEEERVVTISRSGYAKSQPLDAYNAQRRGGRGKAATGVKDEDIVEHLLVANSHTTLLLFSSKGKVYWKRTFEIPEASRTSRGRPIVNLLPLDEGENITAMLPINEYTEGYFIFMATANGTVKKTPLEQFSRPRTSGLIALALDEDDTLISAALTDGSHDVMLFSDGGKVTRFAETDVRAMGRTARGVRGMRLPEGDKLISVLIPEEGSEILTASERGYGKRTAITEFPNYRRGGQGVIAMVSNERNGKLVGAIQVLDGEEIMLISDQGTLVRTRVDEVSSLSRNTQGVMLIRLAADETLVGLERVQEPADEDDALEEDSTEGAVTAQGASAVADIDQDVVSEDEQTLTDEPSNPEE from the coding sequence ATGGGTGATTTGGCCAAAGAAATCCTTCCGATCAGTATCGAAGATGAAATGCGACAGTCGTACCTCGATTATGCAATGAGCGTAATTGTTGGTCGGGCGTTGCCAGATGCACGTGACGGTTTAAAACCTGTACACCGGCGTGTGCTCTTCGCGATGCGTGAATTGGGTAATGACTGGAATAAACCCTACAAGAAATCGGCGCGTGTCGTCGGTGACGTGATTGGTAAATATCACCCGCATGGTGATATTGCAGTCTACGACACCATTGTACGTATGGCGCAGCCGTTCTCTTTACGTTATTTGCTGGTGGATGGCCAAGGTAACTTCGGTTCTGTCGACGGTGATAACGCAGCAGCTATGCGTTATACCGAAGTGCGCATGACCAAGTTAGCCCATGAGTTGCTGGCTGACTTAGATAAAGAAACTGTGGATTGGGTGGCCAACTACGACGGCACCGAAATGATTCCAGCTGTTTTACCAACCAAAGTTCCTGCTTTGTTGGTAAACGGCTCATCAGGTATTGCTGTGGGTATGGCGACAAATATTCCGCCACACAACCTGACTGAAGTGATCAATGGCTGCTTAGCCTTGATTGACAACCCTGAGATTGATGTTGATGAGCTGATGCAGTTTATTCCAGGGCCAGATTTCCCGACTGCAGGTATCATCAATGGTCGCGCCGGTATTGTCGAAGCCTACCGCACCGGCCGTGGCCGTATTTACATGCGCGCACGCACTTTCATTGAAGATATCGATAAAGCCGGTGGTCGCCAGCAAATCATTATCAGTGAGCTGCCGTACCAGTTAAACAAAGCCCGTTTGATTGAAAAAATTGCCGAGCTGGTTAAAGAGAAAAAACTCGAAGGTATCAGCGAGCTGCGAGATGAGTCTGATAAAGACGGCATGCGCGTGGTGATCGAGCTGCGTCGTGGCGAAGTGCCTGAAGTGGTGCTCAATAATCTTTATACGCAAACACAAATGCAAAGCGTGTTTGGTATTAACGTGGTGGCTCTTGTTGATGGGCAGCCGCGCCTGCTTAACCTCAAAGACATGCTGGAAGTCTTTGTCCGCCACCGCCGTGAGGTGGTCACACGCCGCACCGTATTTGAGTTGCGCAAAGCTCGTGAGCGTGGACATATTCTTGAGGGGCAAGCAGTTGCCCTGTCAAACATTGACCCTGTTATTGCGATGATTAAATCCTCGCCAACCCCAGCTGAAGCAAAAGAGCGTTTAATTGCTACCGCTTGGGAATCAAGTGCTGTCTCGGCCATGGTTGAGCGCTCAGGTGCTGAGTCCAGTCGCCCAGAGGATTTGGATGAACAGTACGGGATGCATGATGGTTTCTATCATTTATCTCCGGAACAAGCACAAGCCATTCTTGATCTGCGCCTGCACCGTTTAACTGGGCTTGAGCATGAAAAATTACTGGCTGAATACCAAGAAATTCTTACGCAAATCAGTGAACTACTGGAAATTCTTGGCAGTGCCGAGCGTTTGCTGGAAGTGATCCGCGAAGAATTAGAGAAAATCAAAACCGACTTTGGCGATGCGCGTCGCACCGAGATTACGGCGTCACGTGTTGATTTAACCATTGCTGATTTAATTACCGAAGAAGAGCGTGTAGTGACGATTTCACGCTCTGGTTATGCAAAAAGCCAGCCGCTGGATGCCTATAACGCACAGCGCCGTGGTGGTCGTGGTAAAGCGGCGACTGGTGTTAAAGACGAAGACATTGTTGAGCACCTGCTAGTTGCAAACAGTCACACCACGCTGCTGCTATTCTCTAGTAAAGGTAAGGTGTACTGGAAGCGTACCTTTGAAATCCCAGAAGCATCACGCACTTCACGTGGCCGCCCAATTGTCAATTTATTGCCGTTGGATGAAGGTGAGAACATCACTGCCATGTTGCCGATCAATGAGTACACCGAAGGCTACTTTATCTTTATGGCCACGGCCAACGGTACCGTGAAGAAAACCCCGCTGGAACAGTTTAGTCGCCCTAGAACCTCAGGCCTGATTGCTTTGGCACTGGATGAAGACGACACCTTGATCTCAGCCGCGCTGACTGATGGCAGCCATGATGTTATGTTGTTCTCGGACGGCGGTAAAGTGACGCGCTTTGCTGAAACCGATGTGCGCGCTATGGGCCGTACCGCACGCGGTGTGCGTGGGATGCGCTTACCAGAAGGGGATAAGCTGATTTCCGTGCTGATTCCAGAAGAAGGTAGCGAGATTCTCACCGCTTCTGAGCGTGGTTACGGTAAACGTACTGCTATTACTGAGTTCCCCAACTACCGTCGTGGTGGACAGGGTGTGATCGCCATGGTCTCCAATGAGCGTAACGGCAAGTTAGTCGGTGCAATTCAAGTCTTGGACGGTGAGGAAATCATGCTGATTTCTGACCAAGGCACCCTGGTGCGTACCCGCGTCGATGAAGTGTCCTCGCTGTCTCGCAACACCCAAGGTGTGATGCTGATTCGTTTGGCCGCAGATGAGACGCTGGTAGGACTTGAGCGAGTGCAAGAGCCCGCGGATGAGGATGATGCGCTCGAAGAGGATAGCACTGAAGGAGCAGTTACAGCGCAAGGTGCATCTGCTGTAGCAGATATCGATCAGGATGTCGTAAGCGAAGATGAACAAACGCTTACTGACGAGCCAAGCAACCCGGAAGAGTGA
- the serC gene encoding 3-phosphoserine/phosphohydroxythreonine transaminase — MSRVYNFCAGPAALPEAVLRQAQSELLDWQGKGLSVMEMSHRGDDFTAIAAEAEQDLRDLLSIPKHYKVLFMQGGASQQFAQIPLNLLAEGDSADYIDTGIWSRKSIEEAQRFGPINVAASAKEHDYFAIPGQNEWNLSKDAAYVHYASNETIGGLQFDWIPQTGDTPLVVDMSSDILSKPLDVSQFGMIYAGAQKNIGPSGLVVGIIREDLLGRARASCPTMLNYKVAADNGSMYNTPPTFSWYLSGLVFKWLKQQGGLEAMAKTNYAKQALLYKTIDDSDFYSNPIALNARSWMNVPFRLADEKLDKAFLQGADERGLLNLKGHRSVGGMRASIYNAVSIEAVEALVAYMHTFEKEQA; from the coding sequence GTGAGTAGAGTTTATAATTTTTGCGCAGGCCCAGCCGCGCTGCCTGAAGCGGTATTGCGGCAGGCGCAAAGCGAACTATTAGACTGGCAAGGTAAAGGCTTATCAGTGATGGAAATGAGTCATCGTGGTGATGATTTCACTGCCATTGCAGCTGAAGCTGAGCAAGACTTGCGTGATCTTTTAAGCATTCCAAAGCATTATAAAGTGTTATTTATGCAGGGCGGAGCAAGCCAGCAGTTTGCACAAATACCGCTGAACCTCCTGGCTGAAGGTGACAGCGCTGACTACATTGATACTGGAATCTGGTCACGCAAAAGCATTGAAGAAGCGCAGCGCTTTGGCCCGATCAATGTCGCTGCCAGCGCAAAAGAGCATGATTACTTTGCTATTCCGGGGCAAAACGAATGGAATCTCAGCAAAGATGCAGCCTATGTGCATTACGCCAGCAATGAAACCATTGGTGGCTTGCAGTTTGATTGGATACCGCAAACCGGCGATACACCGTTAGTGGTTGATATGTCCTCTGATATCTTGTCTAAGCCTTTAGATGTCAGCCAGTTCGGTATGATTTACGCCGGCGCACAGAAAAATATTGGTCCCAGTGGTTTAGTGGTTGGCATTATCCGTGAAGACTTGCTCGGTCGTGCACGCGCCAGCTGTCCAACCATGCTCAATTACAAAGTAGCAGCTGACAATGGCTCGATGTACAACACGCCGCCGACTTTTTCTTGGTACTTGTCAGGTTTGGTCTTTAAGTGGCTTAAGCAACAAGGTGGCCTAGAGGCCATGGCTAAGACCAATTACGCCAAGCAAGCGCTGCTTTATAAAACCATTGATGACAGTGATTTTTACAGCAACCCTATTGCGCTCAATGCTCGCTCGTGGATGAACGTGCCGTTTCGTTTGGCGGATGAGAAACTTGATAAAGCGTTTTTGCAGGGGGCTGATGAGCGTGGCTTACTCAATCTGAAAGGGCACCGCTCAGTCGGTGGCATGCGTGCTTCTATTTATAATGCTGTATCAATTGAGGCGGTTGAGGCTTTAGTTGCCTATATGCACACTTTTGAAAAGGAACAGGCATAA
- the pheA gene encoding prephenate dehydratase yields MSEQELQALRVRIDSLDEKILELISQRARCAQDVGRIKMQSLAEGEEAIFYRPEREAQVLKRIMELNKGPLGNEDMARLFREIMSSCLALEQPLKVAYLGPEGTFSQAAALKHFGQAVISKPMAAIDEIFREVAAGAVSFGVVPVENSTEGAINHTLDSFLEHDLVICGEVELRIHHHLLVADNTQTERITRIYSHAQSLAQCRKWLDAHYPNVERVAVSSNAEAAKRVKSEWNSAAIAGDMAAQLYGLTVLADKIEDRPDNSTRFLIIGNQSVPATGDDKTSVIISMSNKPGALHELLVPFHASGIDLTRIETRPSRSGKWTYVFFIDFYGHKDDPLVKSALESIAKESVGLKILGSYPNAVL; encoded by the coding sequence ATGAGTGAACAAGAGCTGCAGGCTTTACGTGTCCGAATTGATAGTCTCGATGAAAAAATTCTCGAACTAATCAGTCAGCGTGCCCGCTGTGCCCAAGATGTTGGGCGCATTAAAATGCAGAGCTTAGCTGAAGGTGAGGAGGCGATTTTTTATCGCCCAGAGCGTGAGGCACAAGTGCTCAAGCGTATTATGGAACTCAACAAAGGTCCGCTTGGCAACGAGGATATGGCGCGCTTGTTCCGTGAGATCATGTCCAGCTGTTTAGCGCTTGAGCAGCCGCTTAAAGTTGCGTATTTAGGCCCTGAGGGAACATTCTCACAAGCTGCAGCTCTGAAACACTTTGGCCAAGCTGTGATCAGCAAGCCGATGGCGGCGATTGATGAGATTTTTCGTGAAGTGGCAGCAGGTGCAGTCAGTTTTGGCGTAGTGCCAGTAGAAAACTCAACTGAAGGTGCGATTAATCACACCTTAGACAGTTTTCTTGAGCATGATTTAGTAATCTGCGGTGAGGTTGAGCTGCGCATTCACCACCATTTATTGGTGGCTGATAACACCCAAACTGAGCGCATCACGCGTATTTATTCGCACGCGCAATCTTTAGCGCAATGCCGTAAATGGCTGGATGCACACTATCCCAACGTCGAGCGTGTTGCAGTGTCCAGCAATGCAGAAGCAGCAAAGCGCGTGAAGAGCGAATGGAACAGCGCTGCGATAGCCGGTGATATGGCAGCGCAGTTGTATGGCTTGACTGTTCTGGCTGATAAGATTGAAGACCGTCCAGATAACTCAACACGCTTTTTGATTATAGGTAATCAAAGTGTGCCTGCAACGGGTGATGACAAAACTTCAGTTATTATCTCCATGAGCAATAAACCTGGCGCCTTGCACGAGTTGTTGGTGCCTTTTCATGCCAGCGGTATTGACTTGACACGTATCGAAACCCGTCCATCACGCAGCGGTAAATGGACGTATGTATTCTTTATTGATTTCTATGGCCATAAAGATGATCCGCTGGTTAAAAGTGCACTGGAAAGCATCGCTAAAGAATCCGTTGGCTTAAAGATTTTAGGTTCATACCCCAACGCTGTTCTTTAA
- the hisC gene encoding histidinol-phosphate transaminase: MSCDFLTMALPSVQELSPYVPGKPVEELAREFGLDPADIVKLASNENPLGPSPKVCAAITQALPELTRYPDGSGFSLKQKIAERFAVDPAQITLGNGSNDVLELVARAWLAPGRNAVFSEHAFAVYPISTLASGAECRQVPAKDYGHDLDAMAAAIDSNTRVVFIANPNNPTGTWFNQAALNAFLSKVPSDVLVVLDEAYIEYAADSDLPDGMAYLSRYSNLLVSRTFSKAYGLAALRVGYAVSSKEIAAVLNRVRQPFNVNSLALVAACAALDDEDYLTRSRIANTQGMQQLEAGFKQLGLSWLPSRGNFIAVDFKRDAAVIDQALLARGVIVRPIAGYAMPNFLRVSIGTSAENQVFLDALTDVLKQV; this comes from the coding sequence ATGAGTTGTGATTTTTTAACGATGGCCTTACCTAGCGTGCAAGAGCTTTCGCCTTATGTGCCTGGCAAACCGGTCGAAGAGTTGGCGCGCGAATTCGGCTTAGACCCCGCTGATATTGTTAAGTTAGCCAGCAATGAAAACCCGCTTGGGCCCAGCCCCAAGGTTTGTGCGGCAATTACTCAAGCACTGCCTGAATTGACGCGCTACCCTGATGGCAGTGGTTTTTCTTTAAAGCAAAAAATAGCAGAGCGTTTTGCTGTTGATCCTGCACAAATCACCCTAGGTAATGGCTCTAACGATGTCCTAGAACTGGTTGCTCGTGCTTGGTTAGCACCAGGGCGTAATGCCGTGTTCAGCGAGCATGCCTTTGCTGTCTACCCCATCTCTACGCTTGCGTCGGGTGCTGAGTGTAGACAGGTCCCAGCCAAAGATTACGGGCACGACCTTGATGCCATGGCAGCGGCTATTGATAGCAATACCCGTGTGGTTTTTATTGCCAACCCAAATAATCCTACCGGAACTTGGTTTAACCAAGCGGCACTCAATGCTTTTTTAAGTAAAGTACCCAGTGATGTTTTAGTGGTTTTGGATGAGGCTTATATCGAATATGCCGCTGATAGCGATCTGCCAGATGGTATGGCGTATCTGAGTCGTTATTCCAACCTACTGGTGTCACGCACTTTTTCTAAAGCCTACGGCTTAGCAGCCTTGCGTGTGGGTTATGCAGTGTCATCAAAAGAGATTGCTGCTGTACTCAATCGCGTTCGTCAGCCGTTTAATGTTAACAGTCTCGCTTTGGTAGCGGCCTGTGCTGCGTTGGACGACGAAGATTATTTAACGCGCAGCCGGATAGCCAATACACAGGGTATGCAGCAATTGGAAGCGGGCTTTAAGCAACTTGGCTTATCTTGGCTGCCATCGCGTGGCAACTTTATAGCTGTTGATTTTAAGCGAGACGCGGCGGTGATTGATCAGGCCTTGCTGGCTCGCGGCGTTATTGTACGGCCCATTGCTGGTTATGCTATGCCTAACTTTTTAAGAGTGTCGATTGGTACTAGCGCTGAAAACCAAGTTTTTTTGGATGCCTTAACTGATGTGTTAAAGCAGGTCTAA
- a CDS encoding bifunctional prephenate dehydrogenase/3-phosphoshikimate 1-carboxyvinyltransferase — translation MQKTAPPAALINRLVVIGLGLIGSSFAKGIREAGLAREVIGVDLSAEAGQRAVELGIVDSSTRVLAQACQRADVVMLAVPVLALKGLLTQLAALNLNKTIITDAGSVKGYVLAAAQQAYGYLPPFLVLGHPIAGSERSGVEAANADLFKQHKVILTPHADTDAEALACVQQLWQGLGADVESMSVEQHDRVLAATSHLPHLLAFGLVDSLAKRSENLEIFRYAAGGFRDFTRIAGSDPLMWHDIFLANRDAVLQQLDQYREDLDALRNAIAKEDGRHLLGVFTRARVAREHFSTILAQRAYVKTMLDNDLIFLASPGGQVNGAIRVPGDKSISHRAIMLGSLAQGVTEVEGFLEGEDALATIQAFRDMGVVIEGPENGRVVVHGVGLHGLQAPPGPIYVGNSGTTMRLLSGILAAQSFDSTLAGDASLSKRPMNRIAKPLREMGAVIETAAEGRPPLTIRGGQCLTGMHYEMPMASAQVKSCLLLAGMYAAGETAVTEPAPTRDHTERMLRGFGYPVEVRGATAKVESNHELIGTHIEVPADISSAAFFMVAASIAPESELVLEHVGINPTRTGVIDILKLMGADLSLENVREVGGELVADIRVRSARLRGIEIPLELVPLAIDEFPVLFIAAACAEGRTVLRGAEELRVKESDRIQVMVDGLTTLGISAQGTPDGIIIEGGQMGGGEVWAHGDHRIAMSFSVAALRASAPIRIHDSVHVATSFPNFLALCKHVGMHVEQEGKA, via the coding sequence ATGCAGAAAACGGCTCCACCAGCAGCACTTATTAATCGTCTGGTCGTGATTGGCTTAGGCTTAATCGGTTCGTCTTTTGCTAAAGGCATTCGTGAGGCTGGCTTAGCTCGCGAGGTTATTGGTGTAGATCTTAGCGCTGAAGCGGGTCAGCGTGCAGTTGAGCTAGGTATTGTTGACAGCAGCACTCGCGTGTTGGCACAGGCATGTCAGCGTGCGGATGTGGTTATGCTGGCTGTGCCAGTGCTTGCTTTGAAAGGCTTGCTTACTCAGTTAGCGGCACTTAATCTCAATAAAACCATTATTACTGATGCCGGTAGCGTAAAAGGCTATGTATTGGCTGCGGCGCAACAGGCATACGGTTATTTGCCGCCGTTTTTAGTGCTTGGGCATCCGATTGCAGGCTCCGAGCGCAGCGGTGTCGAAGCAGCCAATGCCGACCTATTTAAGCAACATAAAGTTATCCTTACCCCGCACGCAGACACTGATGCAGAGGCTTTAGCCTGTGTGCAGCAGCTATGGCAAGGCTTGGGTGCCGATGTTGAGAGTATGAGTGTTGAGCAGCATGATAGGGTCTTAGCCGCGACCAGCCACTTGCCGCATTTATTGGCCTTTGGCTTGGTTGATTCATTAGCTAAACGCAGTGAAAACTTAGAAATATTTCGCTATGCCGCCGGTGGTTTTCGTGACTTTACTCGGATCGCTGGCAGCGATCCCTTGATGTGGCACGATATTTTTCTGGCCAATCGTGATGCTGTATTACAGCAGCTGGATCAGTACCGTGAAGACCTTGATGCGTTGCGCAATGCAATTGCCAAAGAAGATGGACGTCACTTGCTTGGTGTATTTACCCGCGCACGTGTTGCCCGTGAACATTTCAGTACAATTTTAGCCCAAAGGGCCTATGTGAAAACCATGCTTGATAATGATCTGATTTTTTTAGCCAGCCCTGGTGGGCAGGTCAATGGTGCTATTCGAGTGCCCGGTGATAAATCAATATCGCACCGCGCAATTATGCTTGGCTCCTTAGCGCAAGGCGTAACTGAAGTTGAGGGCTTTCTTGAGGGTGAAGACGCACTGGCAACCATTCAAGCGTTTCGCGATATGGGCGTTGTCATTGAAGGGCCAGAAAACGGGCGTGTTGTCGTGCATGGTGTGGGTCTGCATGGTTTACAGGCGCCGCCGGGACCGATTTATGTTGGCAATTCAGGCACCACCATGCGTTTGCTGTCAGGGATTCTCGCTGCGCAGTCGTTTGACAGCACCTTGGCTGGAGATGCTTCGCTGTCGAAGCGGCCAATGAATCGCATTGCCAAGCCGCTACGGGAAATGGGTGCTGTGATTGAAACAGCAGCTGAAGGGCGCCCGCCACTGACTATACGTGGCGGACAATGTTTGACCGGCATGCATTATGAAATGCCGATGGCTAGTGCACAAGTTAAGTCCTGTTTGCTATTGGCCGGTATGTACGCTGCAGGTGAAACAGCAGTGACAGAGCCTGCGCCGACCCGTGACCACACCGAGCGCATGCTGCGTGGTTTTGGTTACCCAGTTGAAGTGCGTGGCGCGACCGCTAAAGTTGAAAGTAATCATGAATTGATCGGTACCCATATTGAAGTGCCTGCTGATATTTCATCGGCAGCATTTTTTATGGTGGCGGCCAGTATCGCACCGGAATCAGAGTTGGTTTTAGAGCACGTCGGTATTAACCCAACGCGTACTGGTGTTATCGATATCTTAAAATTAATGGGAGCGGACTTAAGCTTAGAGAACGTTCGAGAGGTTGGCGGTGAGCTGGTTGCTGATATTCGCGTGCGCAGTGCACGCTTAAGAGGTATCGAGATTCCGTTGGAGTTGGTGCCCTTAGCCATTGATGAATTCCCTGTATTGTTTATTGCGGCTGCCTGTGCTGAGGGGCGCACGGTGCTGCGTGGTGCAGAGGAGCTGCGGGTTAAAGAATCAGATCGAATCCAGGTGATGGTTGATGGTTTAACCACTTTAGGTATCAGTGCGCAAGGCACGCCAGACGGCATCATTATCGAAGGTGGGCAAATGGGTGGTGGTGAGGTCTGGGCGCATGGTGATCATCGTATTGCTATGTCGTTTAGTGTTGCCGCACTGCGTGCCAGTGCACCGATTCGTATTCACGATAGCGTGCATGTGGCGACATCTTTCCCTAATTTTCTCGCGTTATGCAAGCACGTAGGCATGCATGTTGAACAAGAGGGGAAAGCATGA
- the cmk gene encoding (d)CMP kinase, with amino-acid sequence MSFPVVITVDGPSGSGKGTIAGLLATQLQWHLLDSGALYRVLALAAQKHNVALNNEAALEKLASALDVQFIVDSDNKQRVILENVDVTDAIRNETIGAHASIVAALPAVRSGLLRRQQDFRQPPGLIADGRDMGTVVFTDAPLKVFLTASAEERARRRYLQLKDKGETVTLTCLLEEIRARDERDTNRVIAPLKPAEDAIILDSTTMTIEQVLERILSEVAVRSLAG; translated from the coding sequence ATGAGTTTTCCTGTCGTTATCACTGTCGATGGGCCCAGCGGTTCAGGCAAGGGCACGATTGCAGGGTTATTAGCAACGCAGCTGCAGTGGCATTTATTGGATTCGGGCGCACTGTACCGTGTGCTCGCACTAGCTGCGCAAAAGCATAATGTTGCACTGAATAATGAAGCGGCACTAGAAAAGTTAGCGTCTGCTCTTGATGTGCAATTTATTGTTGATAGTGATAACAAGCAGCGTGTCATTTTAGAAAATGTAGACGTGACAGATGCTATTCGTAATGAAACCATTGGTGCGCATGCATCAATAGTGGCTGCACTACCAGCTGTGCGTTCTGGTTTATTGCGTCGTCAACAAGATTTTCGTCAGCCGCCAGGCTTGATCGCGGATGGTCGCGATATGGGCACAGTGGTTTTTACTGATGCCCCTTTAAAAGTTTTTTTAACTGCCAGTGCAGAAGAACGGGCGCGAAGACGTTATTTGCAGTTGAAGGATAAAGGTGAAACTGTTACCCTTACGTGTCTGCTTGAAGAGATTCGTGCGCGTGATGAGCGTGACACTAATCGCGTTATTGCGCCGTTGAAGCCAGCAGAAGATGCAATCATCTTGGATTCAACGACTATGACCATCGAGCAGGTGCTAGAAAGAATTCTTAGTGAAGTTGCAGTGCGCAGCTTGGCTGGGTGA
- the rpsA gene encoding 30S ribosomal protein S1 encodes MSESFADLFEESLKTLDMQPGAIITGLIVDIDGDWVTVHAGLKSEGVIPVEQFYNEQGELTIKVGDEVHVALDAVEDGFGETKLSREKAKRAESWLVLEASFNAEEVVNGVINGKVKGGFTVDVNGIRAFLPGSLVDVRPVRDTAHLEGKELEFKVIKLDQKRNNVVVSRRAVLEAENSAEREALLENLQEGQQVKGIVKNLTDYGAFVDLGGVDGLLHITDMAWKRIKHPGEIVNVGDEIDVKVLKFDRERNRVSLGLKQLGEDPWVAIKARYPEGTRVMARVTNLTDYGCFAELEEGVEGLVHVSEMDWTNKNIHPSKVVQVGDEVEVQVLDIDEERRRISLGIKQCKSNPWEDFSSQFNKNDKISGTIKSITDFGIFIGLDGGIDGLVHLSDISWHEAGEEAVRRYKKGDELETVILSVDPERERISLGIKQLEDDPFSSYASEHEKGTIVRGTVKEVDAKGAVILLADDIEAVLKASEISRDRVEDARNVLKEGDEVEAKIINIDRKSRVINLSIKSKDVEEEKDAIKELRKQEPEAAAGPTTLGDLIRAAQESKN; translated from the coding sequence ATGAGCGAAAGCTTTGCAGACCTTTTTGAAGAAAGCCTAAAAACTCTAGACATGCAGCCCGGTGCAATCATCACTGGTTTAATTGTTGATATCGACGGTGATTGGGTAACAGTACACGCTGGTTTGAAATCAGAAGGCGTTATCCCCGTTGAGCAGTTCTACAATGAGCAAGGCGAACTGACAATTAAAGTGGGTGACGAAGTTCACGTTGCACTTGACGCAGTTGAAGATGGCTTTGGTGAAACCAAGCTGTCCCGCGAGAAGGCGAAACGTGCTGAGTCTTGGCTGGTTCTTGAAGCGTCATTCAACGCTGAAGAAGTGGTCAACGGTGTTATTAACGGTAAAGTTAAAGGTGGCTTTACAGTTGATGTGAACGGTATCCGCGCGTTCCTACCAGGATCTTTGGTAGACGTTCGTCCAGTTCGCGACACGGCGCACTTAGAAGGTAAAGAGCTTGAATTCAAAGTTATCAAGCTTGATCAGAAACGTAACAACGTTGTTGTTTCACGTCGTGCTGTTCTGGAAGCAGAAAATAGCGCAGAGCGCGAAGCATTACTTGAGAACCTGCAAGAAGGTCAGCAAGTTAAAGGTATCGTTAAGAACCTTACAGACTACGGTGCATTCGTTGATCTGGGTGGCGTTGATGGTCTGTTGCACATCACTGATATGGCTTGGAAGCGCATTAAGCACCCAGGCGAAATCGTTAATGTTGGCGACGAGATTGACGTAAAAGTACTGAAATTCGACCGCGAGCGTAACCGTGTATCTTTAGGCCTGAAGCAGTTGGGTGAAGATCCTTGGGTAGCAATCAAAGCCCGTTACCCAGAAGGTACCCGTGTTATGGCACGCGTAACCAACTTGACGGATTACGGTTGCTTTGCAGAGCTGGAAGAAGGTGTTGAAGGTTTGGTTCACGTTTCAGAAATGGACTGGACAAACAAAAACATCCACCCATCCAAAGTTGTACAGGTTGGTGACGAAGTTGAAGTTCAGGTTCTGGACATTGACGAAGAGCGCCGCCGTATTTCTCTGGGTATCAAACAGTGCAAATCTAACCCATGGGAAGATTTCTCAAGTCAGTTCAATAAAAACGATAAAATTTCCGGTACCATCAAATCAATCACTGATTTCGGTATCTTTATCGGCCTAGATGGCGGCATTGACGGTTTAGTGCACTTGTCAGATATCAGCTGGCATGAAGCAGGCGAAGAAGCTGTTCGTCGTTATAAGAAAGGCGATGAGCTGGAAACTGTCATTCTTTCTGTTGATCCAGAGCGCGAGCGTATCTCCCTGGGTATCAAACAGTTAGAAGATGATCCGTTCTCAAGCTACGCTTCAGAACACGAGAAGGGCACAATTGTGCGCGGCACCGTGAAAGAAGTTGATGCTAAAGGTGCAGTTATCCTTTTAGCTGACGACATTGAAGCTGTTCTTAAAGCCTCTGAAATCAGCCGTGACCGTGTAGAAGATGCACGTAACGTCCTGAAAGAAGGCGACGAAGTTGAAGCGAAAATCATCAACATCGATCGTAAGTCTCGCGTTATTAACTTGTCTATCAAGTCTAAAGACGTAGAAGAAGAGAAAGATGCGATTAAAGAACTGCGTAAGCAAGAACCAGAAGCAGCAGCCGGTCCGACCACTCTAGGTGATCTGATTCGTGCCGCACAAGAGAGCAAGAACTAA